The Halogeometricum rufum genome has a segment encoding these proteins:
- a CDS encoding type II toxin-antitoxin system PemK/MazF family toxin, producing MTDEEKPPTYEPGDVVYGDDPFKGDENARPWLVISNHEGQPFHGDQYISVTLTTKTWHEEFIEIPDTGWVRGGTPDESCIVPWGVQSLGSGDIDYWQGTLNDALVEDAIQSLIDYLK from the coding sequence GTGACGGACGAAGAGAAACCGCCAACGTACGAACCCGGAGATGTTGTCTACGGTGACGACCCGTTCAAAGGTGACGAGAACGCGCGTCCGTGGCTCGTCATCTCGAATCACGAAGGACAACCATTCCATGGCGACCAGTACATTTCGGTAACGTTGACGACGAAGACGTGGCACGAGGAGTTTATCGAGATTCCTGACACGGGTTGGGTTCGTGGTGGAACTCCCGACGAGAGCTGTATCGTCCCGTGGGGCGTCCAGTCACTCGGAAGCGGAGACATCGACTACTGGCAAGGGACGCTCAACGACGCACTTGTCGAGGACGCAATTCAGTCGTTGATTGACTATCTCAAATAG
- a CDS encoding ATP-grasp domain-containing protein, which produces MKAISGFPAFTIDAGPHEGCDGVGPLLLQEYLTGDELRIHAVDSDFVSHLLKKNDGIDYRVTGLAGLERVSISSGEQDALRDMMEAEGVRFGGIDLIRSKNRLIVLELNPMPGYHPYEARDDDNPITEMIYKSLINNECAD; this is translated from the coding sequence ATGAAAGCAATCAGTGGCTTTCCAGCCTTTACTATAGACGCTGGCCCTCATGAGGGCTGCGACGGTGTGGGACCGCTTCTACTGCAGGAGTACTTAACCGGAGATGAGTTGAGGATTCACGCTGTGGATTCGGACTTCGTCAGTCACTTACTCAAAAAAAATGATGGTATAGACTATCGCGTCACGGGCTTGGCTGGATTGGAACGAGTGTCCATATCCTCCGGTGAACAAGACGCACTCCGTGATATGATGGAGGCCGAAGGCGTACGCTTCGGCGGCATTGACCTCATTCGCAGCAAGAACCGTCTCATAGTCCTCGAACTCAACCCGATGCCGGGATACCATCCCTACGAAGCGCGTGACGATGACAATCCAATCACCGAGATGATATATAAAAGTCTTATCAATAATGAGTGTGCGGACTAA
- a CDS encoding MarR family transcriptional regulator, producing the protein MSIDRETFENTSEEELTGLSVPDQVLGFLAAHDDRAFEAREIAAQTDLDEGAVSTALTRLKQRELVEHKATYWAATTDEERLQSYSGYERATALFNERLGTENKHEWREHAPKEDHPSLRDEE; encoded by the coding sequence ATGTCGATAGACAGGGAAACATTCGAGAACACAAGCGAGGAAGAACTTACGGGGCTGTCCGTCCCTGACCAAGTCCTCGGATTCCTTGCCGCTCACGACGATAGGGCATTTGAGGCTCGTGAGATTGCAGCACAAACAGACCTTGACGAGGGTGCGGTGAGTACTGCACTGACGCGCTTGAAGCAACGCGAACTCGTTGAACACAAGGCGACGTACTGGGCCGCGACGACCGACGAGGAACGGCTTCAATCGTATAGTGGATACGAGCGAGCGACAGCACTCTTCAACGAACGACTGGGAACCGAGAACAAGCATGAGTGGCGGGAGCACGCACCGAAAGAAGACCATCCAAGTCTGAGGGACGAGGAGTGA